In a single window of the Botrytis cinerea B05.10 chromosome 10, complete sequence genome:
- the Bcccl1 gene encoding Bcccl1: MSNEDARYRTSTQYRHWSYTPSALRSLRESTNALATTQVRDAVRRAREARAASSNDNSEAENSRSASTALPDGDVDCLTVDEELKLLDYYCRQTLQLGDHLGVPIEVKATAIQYIRRFYISHSLMTYTPTTILKTGLFFATKTENHYFRITRFASDIGKTTTEEILSSEFLLTQGLRFQFDIRHPYRGLEGAIMELLAISTHKIPIPAELEPQRPENMHNLTLESHGRARHYLKTSALLCDSYFHYTPSQIMFASLYLASAPLATFYLALKSYNPSNPDTNTATSTYQKLLTLIKNLAQTLSSIPEEQTPEQRQEIQALVKKLKKCRNPEKADLVGLQKMKREGAEGKDGEDEEKIIKKRKMEREQRLKEEQDLFGGSLK; this comes from the exons ATGTCCAACGAAGACGCCCGCTATCGTACTTCTACTCAGTATCGTCACTGGTCATACACACCGTCCGCACTCCGTTCCCTACGCGAAAGCACAAATGCCCTAGCTACAACCCAAGTTCGAGATGCCGTTCGACGCGCCAGAGAAGCTCGTGCTGCATCCTCAAATGATAATAGTGAAGCAGAGAATAGCAGGTCTGCTAGTACTGCGCTACCGGATGGAGATGTGGATTGTTTGACGGTGGAtgaggaattgaagttgttggatTATTATTGTAGACAGACGCTACAGCTGGGGGATCATTTGGGTGTGCCGATTGAGGTCAAG GCCACAGCAATTCAATACATCCGCCGCTTCTACATAAGTCACAGTCTAATGACCTATACACCCACTACCATTCTAAAAACCGGTCTCTTCTTCGCCACCAAGACAGAAAACCACTATTTCCGCATCACCAGATTCGCGAGCGACATAGGCAAAACAACCACCGAAGAGATTCTGTCCTCAGAATTTCTTTTAACCCAAGGCCTCCGCTTCCAGTTTGACATCCGCCACCCCTACCGCGGTCTCGAAGGAGCCATCATGGAACTCCTCGCCATCTCCACCCACAAAATTCCCATCCCCGCAGAACTCGAACCCCAAAGACCCGAAAATATGCACAATTTAACATTAGAAAGCCACGGACGCGCGCGTCATTATCTGAAAACAAGCGCGCTACTATGTGATTCCTATTTCCACTACACGCCCTCACAAATAATGTTCGCATCCCTCTATCTCGCTTCCGCCCCTTTAGCCACTTTCTACCTCGCGCTAAAATCCTACAACCCTTCGAATCCAGATACAAACACCGCAACATCTACCTACCAAAAACTCCTCACCCTAATTAAAAATCTCGCTCAAACACTCTCCTCAATCCCCGAAGAACAAACCCCCGAACAAAGACAAGAAATCCAAGCCCTAGTTaagaaattaaagaaatGCAGGAATCCCGAAAAGGCAGATTTAGTCGGGCTgcaaaaaatgaaaagggagGGAGCAGAGGGtaaagatggagaagatgaagagaagattatcaagaagaggaagatggagcGGGAGCAGAGATTaaaagaagagcaagatTTATTTGGCGGGAGTTTGAAATGA
- the Bcarp8 gene encoding Bcarp8, with protein sequence MVHDNHEATPKSSLSSNLRLTSTVPFESHRLGATHITHIRAHCHREGGLDFEKFRFGSDPIEMAGGKKSGRTLMREEGLERTDNGLKQTSWPEAYPINQKNYYTEFGKRDDQLLASRLQNEANQEKLIRDAKNKDRALARTGTADVPLPMDEDEEDTDVTDELAASKIIVIHPGSQNLRIGLANDALPKTVIMAIAERFPVTESQEYEPRPKRQNFELPPEQQFGDEWSKKYNKQCADLKVDMRANRRKVLPNSKELVVNYNRRMEPEKIPEHNDPLRMEWTDTAKGTKPTFTGPDAQRIADNSDPPYRLFWPMQHGWFHENDYGVREAMFDDFETIIEQAMRRDLGLNKSSEWDQYSCVMVVPDLYDKKYLEQMLDMCLRGFEFKQVAFVQESHAATFGAGYTSACVVDVGAQKTSICCVEDGMCIEDSRVNLKYGGYDVTETFIKMMLYDHFPYADINLKRRYDFLLAEELKIKYCTMNQAEISVQLYNFHLRAPNQPTHKYGFKTYDEVILAPMGFYEPSIFDNSDKLNGRRKLLDRSYNAYDIDTPDDPTSSAQLAILAAIKPSIATNANGYNPNNFISNGMADMSFSTPQKEKPNPFNLLRMDPDNAVHSSVTSAAASPAPEGASTPASAPFVFGSNGHTAGSPGPTNGTNGTHSGTTPIPPAGMFVDVHARTAKDLAIERDSVLPISALDTAIITSITHAAKHDDKKARDFYGGIMLIGGGAKTPGFGPFLEDRLQKKRPDLADRILVGTSPREMDGQVVVWKGASVFARMKMHESWIGQKEFEMLGARVLSQKILWHY encoded by the exons ATGGTTCACGATAACCATGAGGCTACACCAAAATCATCGCTTTCATCAAACCTACGATTAACATCTACTGTGCCGTTTGAATCACATCGCCTTGGAGCTACACACATAACACACATCCGTGCACATTGTCATCGCGAAGGAGGCCTCGACTTCGAGAAATTCAGATTCGGTTCCGATCCTATCGAGATGGCCGGCGGAAAGAAATCAGGAAGGACGTTGATGCGGGAAGAAGGTCTAGAGCGAACAGATAATGGGTTGAAACAAACCAGTTGGCCAGAAGCCTATCCAATCAATCAGAAGAATTATTACAC AGAATTCGGAAAACGCGATGATCAATTGCTCGCATCACGTCTGCAGAATGAAGCCAACCAAGAGAAACTTATTCGCGATGCCAAAAATAAAGACAGAGCTCTTGCGCGCACAGGAACTGCCGATGTACCACTACCcatggatgaagatgaagaagatacagATGTTACCGATGAGTTAGCTGCGTCGAAGATTATCGTCATCCACCCTGGAAGTCAAAATTTGCGCATTGGTTTGGCCAATGATGCTCTCCCAAAAACAGTCATAATGGCAATTGCAGAAAGGTTTCCCGTCACAGAATCTCAAGAATACGAACCTCGACCCAAGCGCCAGAATTTCGAGCTTCCACCAGAACAGCAATTTGGAGATGAGTGGTCGAAGAAATATAACAAACAATGTGCCGATTTAAAGGTAGACATGCGTGCGAATAGGCGCAAGGTGCTGCCGAATTCCAAAGAGTTGGTGGTCAATTATAATCGCCGTATGGAACCAGAAAAAATTCCAGAACACAATGATCCACTCCGAATGGAGTGGACGGATACTGCCAAAGGGACAAAGCCAACTTTCACGGGCCCCGACGCACAAAGAATAGCAGACAATTCTGACCCACCATACAGATTATTTTGGCCTATGCAGCATGGATGGTTTCATGAGAATGATTATGGCGTCCGTGAAGCCATGTTTGATGATTTCGAAACGATCATTGAGCAGGCCATGAGAAGAGATCTTGGTCTGAATAAAAGTAGTGAGTGGGATCAATATAGTTGTGTAATGGTGGTACCGGATCTCTACGACAAGAAATATCTAGAGCAAATGCTGGATATGTGCCTTCGAGGCTTTGAGTTCAAACAGGTCGCCTTTGTACAAGAAAGTCATGCTGCTACATTTGGAGCCGGTTATACAAGTGCTTGTGTAGTTGATGTTGGAGCACAAAAGACATCAATTTGCTGTGTAGAGGATGGTATGTGCATAGAGGATTCTCGAGTCAACCTCAAGTACGGAGGGTATGATGTTACTGAAACATTCATCAAAATGATGCTTTATGATCACTTTCCGTATGCCGACATAAATCTTAAACGACGCTACGACTTTCTTCTCGCGGAGGAATTAAAGATTAAGTACTGCACTATGAATCAAGCCGAGATATCTGTCCAGCTTTACAATTTTCATCTCCGCGCACCAAATCAACCTACTCATAAATATGGTTTCAAAACATATGATGAGGTTATTCTTGCTCCAATGGGCTTTTACGAACCTTCAATCTTTGATAATAGTGATAAATTGAACGGTCGTCGCAAGCTCTTGGATCGATCATACAATGCTTATGATATCGACACACCCGATGACCCTACATCTTCAGCTCAGCTTGCAATTCTGGCCGCCATTAAACCTTCTATCGCAACTAATGCAAATGGATATAATCCTAACAATTTCATATCTAATGGGATGGCCGATATGTCTTTCTCTACACCTCAGAAAGAGAAGCCCAACCCATTTAACCTACTTCGTATGGATCCAGATAACGCAGTACATTCTAGTGTGACATCCGCTGCAGCTTCGCCTGCTCCTGAGGGTGCAAGTACTCCTGCTTCTGCTCCATTTGTCTTTGGAAGTAATGGACATACAGCCGGTTCTCCTGGTCCCACAAATGGTACCAATGGTACTCACAGTGGTACAACACCCATACCTCCCGCAGGCATGTTTGTCGATGTTCACGCCCGCACGGCCAAAGATCTCGCCATCGAACGAGATTCCGTCCTACCAATCTCTGCTTTAGATACAGCGATCATAACATCCATCACTCACGCTGCTAAACATGATGATAAGAAAGCTCGAGATTTCTATGGTGGTATTATGTTAATAGGCGGTGGTGCGAAAACGCCTGGCTTCGGACCGTTCCTAGAAGATCGACTTCAGAAAAAGAGACCGGATTTGGCGGACAGAATCTTGGTAGGTACAAGTCCGAGGGAAATGGATGGGCAAGTGGTGGTTTGGAAGGGAGCGAGCGTTTTTGCGAGAATGAAAATGCACGAGAGTTGGATTGGACAAAAGGAATTTGAAATGCTGGGTGCGAGGGTTTTGAGTCAGAAAATTCTTTGGCACTATTGA